In the genome of Mytilus edulis chromosome 14, xbMytEdul2.2, whole genome shotgun sequence, the window GCATTTTCCTGCTATGAACTAATGTACTTTCAATATTGTCAACAGTGTAAGAAACTTATTGAGAAACTAATCTTGAAGCAAACATCTTGATCTGTATATAAGAGAGTCAGAATATACGAAAGGGAGATTCAAACTCATAAgccaaaaacaaactgacaatgacatGTCAAAAAACTaaagaagttaaaaaaacaaaacaaaagtctaaaaaacacaacataaaaaaacatgacGAATTTTGGaatctgaaatcatcttttttgtcgtaaagtttagttCTCAACTGACCTTCAATGTCAATATCCATATGTGTCTGTCcctgttgtcatttgttgctgtttatcataattatttttttatacccccgctttataAAATGGGGgtttactgttttacctctgtctgtctgtcagtcagtccgtccatctgtccatccgttcgtccTTCCGTCCCATAAATATTTTCGTTGCATTTTTATCAGGAACTACAtttcaaggatttctgaaatttggtttcaaggtttattTGAGtgagctataccgtgtgatgcattttcagattcatcactcaacaacttcctgtttaccgaacacttacatcattttacacatgatagccaagttgaaaatttttgtcacatttttcacaGGAATTAtacattacaaggatttttgaaatttggtttcaaggtttatatgagtgagctataccgtgtgatgcgtattcagattcatcactcaacaacttcctgtttactgaacacttacatgtacatcattttacacatgatagccaagttgaaaattttcgtcacatttttctcaggaactacattacaagtatttctgaaatttggtttcaaggtttatatgagtgagctataccgtgtgatgcattttcagattcatcactcaacaacttcctgtttaccgaacacttacatcattttacacatgatagccaagttgaaaatttttgtcacatttttctcaggaactacagtaacattacaaggatttctgaaatttggtttcaaggtttatatgagtgagctatacagtgtgatgcattttcagattcatcactcaacaacttcctgtttaccgaacacttacatgtacatcattttacacatgatagccaagttgaaaattttcgtcacatttttctcaggaactacattacaagtatttctgaaatttggtttcaaggtttatatgagtgagctataccgtgtgatgcattttcagattcatcactcaacaacttcctgtttaccgaacacttacatcattttacacatgatagccaagttgaaaatttttgtcacatttttctcaggaactacagtaacattacaaggatttctgaaatttggtttcaaggtttatatgagtgagctatacagtgtgatgcattttcagattcatcactcaacaacttcctgtttaacgaacacttacatcattttacacatcactcaacaacttcctgtttaccgaacacttacatcattttacacatggtagccaagttgaaaattttcgtcacatttttctcaggaactacagttacattacaaggatttctaaaaACTTATCATTTTGGGGTCCTTTGCAACTTGCCGTGTGGTGTTGGCttttgctccgtgttgaagccATAGGGTGAACTAAAATGGCTATTAACTTCAACATCAGttgatctctggtggagagttgtcatatctgcaatcgtaccacatcttatttttctATGGCAACAAACGgtctgtttaaataattttattagtCCCCTACTTGAGTCCCCTACTTAGTCCCCTACCAACAAAGTTggaggggactttaggtttgcactctgtccgtctgtccgtccgtctgtctgtccgtctgtccctccGTCCGTCAATCCATCCGTCCAGGAAATCAgctttccacactttttttcgtcatgcttTAAGATATtggtttgatatttggtatatagtacaaccatgacaagttacagatcaagttcttATTTTGTTGCGGTCGGATgatttttttgcagagttatggcCCTTGGACTTAGTAAAATCACATAAGTAATCAGTTTTCCTTACTTTTTTTCATCATGCTTTAAGATATtggtttgatatttggtatatagtacaaccatgacaagttacagatcaagttctaaTTTTGTTCCGGTTGGAtgattttttgcagagttatggcCCTTGGACTTAGAAAAATCACATAAGTAATCAGTTTTCCGCACTTTTTTTAACCATGCTTCAAGATATTGACTTAATATTTGCCATATAGTttaaccatgacaagttataaatcaagtttgaattttgttacggtctgatgattttttgcagagttatggtccttggaaaaattcactcaaataattGGTTTTCCACATtttgttttttagctcacctttcctaaaaggaaatgtgagcttttgccatcacttggcatccgtcgtcgtcatcgtctgtcgtaaactatttcaaagatcttctcctctgaaactactgaaccaattccaaccaaacttgagctgaatgatccttagggtatctagaataaagtttgtgttttattttccatttcgtcaaaaacatggccgccatggctaaaaatagaacatatgggtaaaatgcagtttttggcttatatctcttaaactaaagcattaagagcaaatctgatggagtaaaaatgttcattaggtcaagatctatcagcgctgaaattttcagatgaattgaaaaaccaattgttgggttgctgccacttaatgaaattttgcagtttttggtcattatcttgaatattattatagataaagataaactgtaaacagtaaaaatgatcagcaaagtaagatctacaaataagttaatatgaccaaaattgtcaattgaccccttacatgccttaaggagttattgtcctttaatgacaattttacataatttgttcatcatatttgctaacttaaaaaaatcttgtcctctgaaactactgaaccaatttcaaccaaacttaaggtgaatgatcagtagggtgtctttaataaagtttgtgttttagtttgcatttcgtcaaaaaacatggctgcaatggctaaaaataaaacataggggtaaaatgcagtttttcgcttatatctcaaaaactaaagcatttagagcaaatatgacatgggtaaaaatgttcattaggtcaagatctaacagtgctgaaattttcagatgaattgaaaaacccattgttgggttgcttccacttaattggtaattttaaggaaattttgcagttttttgtcattatcttgaatattattatagataaagataaactgtatacagcaaaaatgatcagcaaagtaagatctacaaataagttaatatgaccaaaattgtcaattgaccccttaagcagttattgccctttaaagacatttttcacaatttatttttttgttggcttactttaaaaaatcttctcctttgaaactgctgaatAAATTTCAGCCAAACTCAGgctgaatgagtttcagagtatctagtataaattttatatttatttccttgtacgtcaagaaacatagccTGTAtgactaaaatagaacataggggtaaaatgcatttttttgcttttgaagaagatatgatCAGATTcaagaatatttatatattaaattgaaaagccaaaataatcattgatgaaagatttaagcaaaaaatttaaggtgagcgattcaggctcttaagagcctcttgtTTTGCAAAGTAATGGTCCTTGGAATTTGATTTTTGGGAACAATGAATTTTAactggtaggggactatgtattgccatgcaatactcttaGAATGCTGGATACTATCCATGCTggtctgtgtccacacttgttgtTTATCAATAACATGTGTGATTATTGACAACATCACATATGCCCATTGCTTCTAGTTTCATGAATAAAGTTTATAATAACGTCAAGATTCaataatgttttttaatttaattataatgaaccaaagaaataaatatttctatttgtaaGTACCATCGGGATATGATAAGCTTCAAATGTTCATACATGATTGTTGACAGCACCATCATCACATATATGTTACTATTATAATAAGTGATAACAATTTAAATACATGATTTTCGGTACTGATTAAAATTCCAAGTTACAGATGAGAAATCTTCaccaagttaaaaaaataattctaaaaagAATTTTCTGCATGTATCCCAAAGTGGCAGTAACATGCAATCTAAAACCATTGTGATGTTTGACTTTCAATATTATGGTCAAGAATCACAAaagaaaaaatgtcaaacagTCAAATCACAAATGTGCACATATCCTAATGAGGTCCTTGTGGTCTTATCATACTTTGGTATTTGGCAACAGATGTATATTCTCTGTTTTCAAGAACTACATATTTTTAAAGGATATCAAAACAAGTATAAGACAATTTATTCTCGATTTCATGTTCATTTGTGATAAATTGTTCATATGTTATAATGCTGTGAAGTGTTGACGGACAAAGTACAATTGGCAAATCTCGGCAGATTCCTCTACCCAACGTTATCATAATTGTATATAACAATGCAGTGATGATGACTTTCAATATAAGCAATTGTCCTTAATAATGACTCCTGTAAACAATGGAtaacaatgaaagtgaaatgCACATTTGTTATCCTTAATGTTGACGGACATTTGaaagaagttttttttctttctttttttctctcataGAAGAATTAACAGGGGCAATATAATCCAAATATGAATAGGTCGATCAACTATAAAGGTCCTTGTTTTCATATACATTAACTTTCAACTGACAGCTGTTATATGCattacaaatatttttctgtaaatataaaTTTGACGGACAGTAATCACAAATGAACTgcatattaaaacattaaaaatcaccCATTTTCACCAATTAAATTCACAAAACAAGTAGTTTACAACAAAAAACACACTATTAAGAACTACCTGAAATGAATAAAAACCATtcactttatattttttcaacatatttttaatcttttactTGGTGATgtataatttgtcacattttaaaAGGGCAAAAATGATGCCTTTTtgaaaaataatctttatttaaaaaaaagttgacagcctatcaaaatataattattcatACTATCTCTTCATTATATAAGCAACATATTTGCCCATTTTGCAGCATTCAATTGCTTCTTACAAAAAGATATTCTATGTTTTCCCTGCTATACCACTAAAGCACTGTGTAAATGGACTGACCCAGCTGCACTCGGCAAagcacatttttatttttaaacaagcaACTTGTTTTTCTCACCTATCCATATAAACTTACAGCATGTTTTTACCCTACCTGTAAGGTCCATATTACCTCATGTACAAGTCAGGGAAGGAGGATATTTGGTCAGTGGATACATCTTAGGTATTAACCAACTGGATGATTATATCAGTACCAAAATAAGGTGACCTTGCCCTACATTTTTGTTATAACACGCTTTGCAAAGAAAGGGAGCAGTGGTGGGAGGGGATTAAAGCTGTTGTTTACTACTCCTCCATTTCATGcatttctttattatatatattttcagaacAAACAGCATATGTATCAGCATTTGTGCAAGCATTACGGACTGATATGAAGAACGGCCATGCTAAAATGTGGATAGATGAATTGATAAAAATCCTTTTGAAATGTGTCCGTGCTGATGGGTCAGCTGACGTAAGTGGTTTTGCTCCAGTTCAGTATGACAACACCAACACTGTCATGGAAATTGTTTTTGGTGATTTAGATAATTCAATAACTCAGATGGAGTATAATGCAGAACCCTATTTTAGCAGTTCATTCAGTAATTCTTCATCTTTAGTAAGCAGCCTTTCATCTTTAAATCTCGAATCAACAGGATTAACTGAAGCAGCTGATTTAGCACCAGAAGTACATCCTGTACATTTATCACAACCACACAAGAAAGTTGTGCCAGATTTTTGTGTTGCCCTTCCAGCCTTTCCTGGTATATTCCCATTAGTATTTGAACTGAAACCTGCCTATCAGGAGTCACATGGACTTGTTCAAAACATTCAACAAATGTTGTCTAAACTGTTCTTCCAAGATATTGTTTTTGGCATTGTTGTCTCACCTAGATCATTTCAACTATCAGTTATTATAAAAAAGGATAAAGATCTTCATTTTGCAAGTACACCCAGTATGACATTTAGAGGTATTCAGAATCCACCAAAACTTGATTTGAAAGAGTTAAATACAATGTGTACCTTCATATTCAGAGTCTTAAAATGGGCCAGGAAATCAAAATGCATGATCAAAACCAAAGACAGCTGTGAGTTGGAGAAAAAATCTGAAAAGTCACTATGAaaacttaaagtcatatgaaacgagttgtagaaaaaaaagttgaacatgatttttttaactaaatagtAAGTTTATAGTATAAAACTTTTATCCATACACTTGTTTTTGTGAAAACTCTTATATTTCAATGTAAAACTTCATGAAATGTACGGCTTCTGAATTATTTACTTCCAGTGAGTAATTGTTCCGAGATTCACCGAATGCTTTTCGGTATGCATGATTTCTCTCGGAAACAATGTGAAAGCCGTTACTGCGCAAGTACATtgtaccaacttcacctgcatatgggatatatatttcccaacttattcgatattcaatagcttgcagctcctactccgactttgtaaaacgtcatcagtgtctgggtagaaagttgatgaaccagggttatgtcaaagaacgtcttgtcctttttctaaaaaagttcatcggaaggtaccaagaccttgttgataaatattacgtatcaacttctcaaataatacacgatggtcttgatgtatagattctgcgtactgatgttgtttatcatcttaacaacgtgttttatagttctttcaatTGTCTTTGTTCTATAATTAATATTACTTGtactgttgaatggtttatgtgatattcgtttgacgtggctcggtacttatatatctcgtcaatgtgtttgtattgactttcattttttggtggtttgttttgtatatgcgactttttgtatttcttttgttcttataacgtgactctgtacttataaagatcccgtcagtatgatattgttctatcaTATGTCatctattatgaattactatatacgttgaaccacaaacgtcaaaatcattcaatcgcgtagtggaattaactgtttgtctatgtaaaattttaaaatggtttgtatgcacattgaacgacaaatttatcagacaatgaatgtgttcgtagatagtagatgtttttgtgttctgttaaattgttccttttaaaattgttatacgatgatgactgatgtacccatatttggactattttatttattgtgtctgttcatttaacgcatcaatgtaaatataacggtatttgatgagactgtcattaaagtgagagggttagcgctatagaaccaggtttaatccaccattttctacatttgaaaatgcctgtaccaagtcaggaatatgaccgttcttgtccattcgtttttgatacgttttgtttttttattttgccatgtgattatggactttccggattgattttcctctaagttctgtatttttgtgattttacgtttttgtcaatattataatgcaaaataaatcatactaatatattcttatttaactACAACAATCTTTAACGGTATTGAAATTATAATAGGAAACACGCTTGTATAGTTCTAGTAATTCAAAGATGACGTAGATTTAGCATTTACAACTTAGACTGAACACACGCATATTACCATTACAAAGTATCTAATATCAAGTTAAATATGTGTACCATTCAAAAGAAACTATTAAAGTCGCAATACGtacgagatataaaaaaaaatgaaatatgattttGTTCTGTTTAATCAttataatgaaagaaaaatagTGAAATTAAACGCATTACCTAAAGATGGATTACAACCAATGCCCCTTTAAATATAGGCAAATGTATACTGGTGTTTGATAGTTATCAATCAAATAAATGAAAACGAATCATGGGTCACTTAACGATTGGAATACTATATATCAATGAAATGGCATGCAATATATCTTCACGTTATTTGAAAAAGATCAAACCAATATGATATGAGTAAATGTTTAATATGTACAAAAGAACAGTCACTGTTTAGCTCATCTGggaggccaagtgagcttttttcgTCCCTTggtgtccggcgtccgtcgttatccgtcgtctgttaactttaaaAAACTACTAGGCAaactttaaccaaacttgaccacaatcatcattggtgtatgtagttttaaaaaagaGTCTGATGACTCGGCCCGCTAACAAAGATGACCGCCATcgcttaaaataaaacataggggtaaaatgcagtttttggcttatatctcatacaccaaagcatttagagtaaatcatacggagtaaaattgttcatcaggttaagatcttcctgcactgaaattttcagatgaatcagaaaacccgttgttgggttgctacccctaaaatagtaattttaaggaaactttgcagtttttggttataatcttgaatattattatatatagagataaattgtaaacagcaatattgttcagcaaagtaagatctacaaataagttaacaagAACAAAGTGGTCTATTGGCCTTTTATGGAGTTGTTGACCTTTAAAGtctatttttacctatttttcatgaatttttgtaatcttttacaaaaatcttctcctctgaaactgttgaggctaatttgaccaaaattggctacaactttaaaagaaaaatgtgtcAGATACCAACGACAAGGGCCGACGTGGTTAAAAATAGGACGtagggggaaaatgcagtttttgacttgtATATCTGAAATTTAAGCATTTCGAGCATATCTGACATATAATAAAATGtcccttggagcctctagtttctttTTCTTACAAGTGTATTCATTTCAAAattgtgtgtctttttaaaataaaatttatttttatttttagaaaccACTGTTCGTCGCATGTTGCCTTTAGCTGAAGAATATCAGACTGATGGTTTAAAGAAAAGGATCGAACAGTTTCTTGTCAAGAGTGTTCTGTCAAATCCGATTTGATATGATCTGAACGAATTATCGTTAAAATTCTTGAAGCGGAAAGGTACAAACTAAATGCCTACCTGTATGCCTACATATCTGTTGCATCTCGGAAAACATTTTGCAGTTTGACAAAAAGTCCAAAGTTTAAGGAAATATCTCAAGATACACAGCTTAAGATTAGTTATAAACGATGGGTTGATATCGATGAAATGTACAACAAGGCTGTACTTGTAAACCCTAAGTACGTAGCATATTTTCTGAAACATGACACATATTGTGGGGCACCAAAGGAATACGAAATAGATATAAACGATGTTGGTAAGAAATTAAAGCCATACATGCAAACTAACTGATTGGTTTTTCTAGGAGAATTAATATAAAGAtttctttatcttatttcatTTGAACGTGAACAAGTttcaaattacaatttaaaacattatGACGAAGacgctttaacatgtttaatatgtatACAAATGTGTTCTTGTTAGTGTACAACAAATCATCGCGTCTGGAAATTTGATGATCCTTTATTGTGGCTACCTGTACTTCTAAAGTACAACCAAACTTTGTTTCATCTGTTATTCAAGTGCCTTTAAACTGTGTGTGCTTTCAACTAGTTTTTGAACGTAAATTATTAGCTTTTGTAATAACGCAAATTGAATGATAAAATACATTATTTCTTGAGTGTTAAAACagtattttgtaacaaaaaaatagtgttttgCTGGTGATTTTTCAACTCATTTGGTTCCCGTGCCTTCTTCCACAAATTCCAAATAGTTCTGATAGAATTGAAATCTGGATTACAAATTTATTTGGTGCAACCTGTATAACAGTCCAGGCGATTATTTATTCGTGTAATATTATTTGGATGGGTAATATTACTTTAACAAGTAATTTTACCTTTATTACGAATATTTGTAATATAGACGAGTAGAAAGCGTTATCTCCCTTTACTCATAGATTGTTTCGACTATTACATCTATGTTTCGACAGACGCAGGCAAGTTAGTAAAGGGAAAGTtatcaaataaataatctttattacAAAACATGAAACCCTGGCGcgttaaaatgtaaacaatttagTACAGATAAACAAAGcaagtaaaattaacaaatataacacTTCTTTTCGTTATGATCTGCCAATAAAAGGTTACATGacgtaagggagctaccatttaatttttatgggggggctaggatgaaatttgaaaaaaatagacaggacaggagttttgagtaaaataaaaaggcaggatgagacacttgcaaaaaaaaaagtcaggacgacaatttaggtaaaaaaagtcaggaaaactaaaaaaaaaaaaaaaaggcaggaccgaacagagtgaaaaataaaaaggcaggacagagattacagctaaaaaaaaatgcaggacaaaatttttcatcctagcccccccataaaaatcaaatggtagctccctaatgctGCGTATATTATTATCTGATTTGATATTGTCAGTATCTGACGGGTCGCAAGGAAATTTTAACGGAAGAGGGTTTAGTATATACCTACTGTAGGGAACATTATTGTATGTATATGAGAGAAGTTGTTTATCAGAGATTTGAAAAGAATAACTTCAGTTGTTCAGGATTTAAAAAAGAGAAATGCATAATATAATGGATTGATTTCGGAAAATATGATAAGCAGTGTTTGATTTATACATAATACTTTAAAACAATACGCGACATAAGTCGTCAGTCAGCTTTTATCAATGTAGGATTTTTCAACAATTACACATGCAAATTACCTCAGTATTATGAAGGTTGTAATTAAACATAAATTAGACAAATGCAAATATCTATCATCATTACCATATTCTCCGGATAAAATATCATATTAAGACAAAAACTGGCGAGGTACGGACTGGCACAGGAATATGTTGAAGGTCtaaactagatttttttttaaatctcaatttaatcataaataaacgaatttaactattttaatattatgataaaattgagaatgaaaatttgggaatatttcaaagagacaacaactcgaccagaTAAGagaacagccgaaggccaccaatgggtcttcaacgaagATGTAATGCGCATGTCTGAAAGAGGAAGTAGGTCAAACTTTGGGCTCccgaaaaatattaatttttcactAAATTCACGATATTTATCTTTATCTAGATCATAGAAATCAGCTTGAATTCATTAAATACACATACTTTTCAAAAATTACtgcttaaatacatttaaatcaaaaaacttaaaaactgTCAAATTTGACAGTTGCTACCGCCaaattaaggtttatgtacccttctgtagccatttttgtacgaatttttcaaacctcaattgtatcaaaactacagatataatgaataatagagataggccattttatacatattccaaggggaaacttgatgcaaagcattattttttactgttccattgcatttaatagaaaaagaggactttgtggcaaataaatcaagatttttatagaaaatccacagcctttaatacaaagatttttgttataaaatttgaaacataaattactcacttgattttctatgatgtgctagtgtttattttttacaaaaagttctaagtaacctgtaaatttcaaaacacctcgtgctgagtcactaaagtcgagcgcaccctaaaaggtgtacttgattttggccatatttatacttgtcttaaccaataactacatttataaacttgttttaaggaaatcaatgctagcactgcatgcaataatcctatat includes:
- the LOC139503889 gene encoding uncharacterized protein — translated: MASSKDLRSAAGKRHVGLTECKDLNELDYAWKANYNQRALLLRILCLSHSKDKKCSMSQSSTIESVKFFSKEKEQSEASYLMYDCYNSFHQLSLDNFYKYIDSFLKSFENSEISEDYWKEIVNCLELFDYKYEKIEGVEFWSSEKSPKTDEDLVEAFGKMSLEQTAYVSAFVQALRTDMKNGHAKMWIDELIKILLKCVRADGSADVSGFAPVQYDNTNTVMEIVFGDLDNSITQMEYNAEPYFSSSFSNSSSLVSSLSSLNLESTGLTEAADLAPEVHPVHLSQPHKKVVPDFCVALPAFPGIFPLVFELKPAYQESHGLVQNIQQMLSKLFFQDIVFGIVVSPRSFQLSVIIKKDKDLHFASTPSMTFRGIQNPPKLDLKELNTMCTFIFRVLKWARKSKCMIKTKDSCELEKKSEKSL